The following proteins are co-located in the Malus sylvestris chromosome 13, drMalSylv7.2, whole genome shotgun sequence genome:
- the LOC126596416 gene encoding late embryogenesis abundant protein 1-like, whose amino-acid sequence MSSMQQPFNAGQSQGQGQAKAEEWMQSTQETAHQARNATSDAAQSAKESAQHGKDQSAGFLQQTGEQVMNMAHGAMDSVKNTLGMNEKK is encoded by the exons ATGTCTAGCATGCAGCAACCATTCAACGCAGGCCAATCCCAAGGCCAGGGCCAG GCTAAGGCAGAAGAGTGGATGCAGTCCACACAGGAAACAGCGCATCAAGCTAGGAACGCGACATCTGATGCAGCTCAATCAGCCAAGGAGTCTGCCCAGCATGGAAAGGACCAAAGTGCTGGATTTCTTCAGCAG ACTGGAGAGCAAGTGATGAACATGGCACATGGTGCTATGGACAGCGTGAAGAACACACTaggaatgaatgaaaagaaatga
- the LOC126596415 gene encoding beta-amylase 1, chloroplastic-like, whose amino-acid sequence MALSMTHQISALSGTPIRTTDASSSSVESVSASPMWKSPAAGLTCKIQKPERVDGLSPPLSPCRSPVLGSSRPDLSMACRAFATEAESPVLEHQVRGAHDKGTGVPVYVMMPLDSVTMHNSVNRKKAMNASLQALKSAGVEGVMMDVWWGLVERDAPGAYNWGGYAELLEMARKHGLKVQAVMSFHQCGGNVGDSVTIPLPKWVVEEVDKDPDLAYTDQWGKRNCEYLSLGADTLPVLKGRTPVQCYADFMRAFRDNFKHLLGDTIVEIQVGMGPAGELRYPSYPESNGTWQFPGIGAFQCFDKYMLSSLKAAAEAAGKPEWGSTGPTDAGHYNNWPEDTPFFRKEGGGWNTTYGEFFLGWYSQMLLDHGERILTSAKSIFEEAGVKISVKVAGIHWHYGTRSHAPELTAGYYNTRFRDGYIPIAQMLARHGAIFNFTCVEMRDHEQPQEAQCLPEKLVRQVAMATQKVNVPLAGENALPRYDDYAHEQILEASSLNVEGNAQGNQMCAFTYLRMNPHLFQPDNWRRFVAFVKKMKEKGSHKCREEVEREAEHFVHVSTPLVQEAAVALMH is encoded by the exons ATGGCGTTGAGCATGACGCACCAGATCAGCGCGCTCTCCGGGACTCCGATTAGGACGACCGACGCCAGCTCATCATCCGTGGAATCGGTCAGCGCGTCGCCAATGTGGAAGTCTCCGGCGGCGGGTCTGACTTGCAAAATTCAGAAGCCGGAAAGGGTTGACGGGCTGTCGCCGCCGTTGAGTCCGTGCAGATCGCCGGTTCTCGGGTCGAGCCGGCCGGATCTGTCCATGGCGTGCAGGGCGTTCGCGACGGAGGCGGAATCGCCGGTTCTGGAGCACCAGGTGAGGGGTGCGCACGATAAGGGGACGGGAGTGCCGGTTTACGTGATGATGCCGTTGGACAGCGTGACGATGCACAACTCGGTGAATCGGAAGAAGGCGATGAACGCGAGTCTGCAGGCGCTTAAGAGCGCTGGGGTGGAGGGTGTGATGATGGACGTATGGTGGGGGTTGGTGGAGAGGGACGCGCCCGGCGCGTACAATTGGGGCGGGTACGCTGAGCTTCTCGAGATGGCGAGGAAGCACGGTCTCAAAGTACAGGCTGTGATGTCGTTTCATCAATGTGGCGGGAACGTCGGTGACTCCGTCAC CATTCCTTTACCCAAATGGGTTGTGGAGGAGGTCGATAAAGATCCAGACCTTGCATACACTGATCAGTGGGGAAAGAGGAATTGCGAGTATTTATCGCTGGGCGCTGATACCCTCCCGGTCCTCAAGGGCCGCACGCCGGTCCAGTGCTACGCGGATTTCATGCGTGCCTTCAGAGACAACTTCAAGCACCTTCTTGGTGACACCATTGTG GAAATCCAAGTCGGAATGGGTCCAGCAGGTGAGCTGCGTTACCCTTCGTATCCAGAATCGAATGGGACATGGCAATTTCCAGGAATTGGCGCCTTCCAATGTTTTGACAAG TATATGCTCAGCAGCTTGAAAGCTGCTGCTGAAGCTGCGGGTAAGCCAGAATGGGGTAGCACAGGCCCCACTGATGCAGGTCACTATAACAACTGGCCGGAAGATACCCCATTTTTCAGAAAAGAAGGTGGAGGCTGGAACACTACTTATGGTGAATTCTTCCTCGGCTGGTACTCTCAGATGCTCTTGGACCATGGTGAGAGGATTCTTACCTCAGCTAAGTCCATCTTCGAGGAGGCCGGTGTGAAGATCTCAGTAAAGGTTGCAGGTATCCACTGGCACTACGGGACCCGGTCCCATGCCCCCGAGCTCACAGCAGGGTACTACAACACACGATTCAGAGATGGTTACATTCCTATTGCGCAAATGCTAGCACGCCATGGTGCCATCTTCAATTTCACTTGCGTTGAGATGCGCGACCACGAGCAGCCACAGGAAGCTCAATGTTTACCAGAGAAGCTTGTTAGGCAAGTGGCTATGGCCACACAGAAAGTAAACGTACCACTTGCCGGTGAAAATGCTCTGCCAAGGTACGACGATTACGCACACGAGCAGATCTTGGAAGCATCATCTTTGAACGTTGAGGGCAACGCCCAAGGCAACCAGATGTGCGCGTTCACATACTTGAGGATGAACCCGCACCTGTTCCAGCCCGACAACTGGAGGCGTTTTGTGGCGTTTgtgaagaaaatgaaggaaaaggGTAGCCACAAGTGCAGGGAAGAGGTGGAGAGGGAAGCGGAGCATTTCGTGCACGTTTCAACACCTTTGGTGCAGGAGGCTGCTGTTGCTCTGATGCACTAA